The following are encoded together in the Flavobacterium sp. TR2 genome:
- a CDS encoding NAD(P)H-dependent oxidoreductase, with protein sequence MKKIFIINGGQKFAHSGGQFNKTVQDWTVEFLSKNSNYEIKTTHIEDEIDLQEEVEKFVWADLIIYHTPVWWFQLPNLFKKYIDDVFTQGHDNGIYKSDGRSRVNPDINYGTGGLLHGRKYMLTTSWNAPATAFTLPGEFFEETSVDDGVMFGFHKMNKFTGMEKINGFHFHDVEKGATPENIVIFKENYTKHLEQTFKNL encoded by the coding sequence ATGAAAAAGATATTTATAATTAATGGCGGGCAAAAGTTCGCACATTCAGGAGGACAATTCAACAAAACCGTTCAAGACTGGACAGTAGAATTTCTTTCAAAAAACAGCAATTACGAAATAAAAACTACACATATTGAAGACGAGATTGATCTGCAGGAAGAAGTAGAAAAATTTGTTTGGGCAGATTTAATCATCTATCACACGCCTGTTTGGTGGTTTCAACTGCCAAACCTTTTCAAGAAATATATTGATGATGTTTTCACACAAGGGCACGACAATGGAATCTATAAAAGTGACGGCAGAAGTCGCGTAAACCCAGACATTAATTACGGAACTGGCGGACTTTTACATGGACGCAAATATATGCTCACCACAAGCTGGAACGCGCCCGCAACGGCTTTTACCCTTCCGGGAGAATTCTTCGAAGAAACTTCTGTTGATGATGGCGTAATGTTTGGCTTCCATAAAATGAACAAATTTACAGGAATGGAAAAAATAAACGGATTCCATTTTCACGATGTGGAAAAAGGCGCAACACCAGAAAATATTGTTATCTTTAAAGAGAATTATACGAAACATTTAGAGCAAACTTTTAAAAACTTATAA
- a CDS encoding putative quinol monooxygenase, translated as MISITAILKSKPEHLIEVQNLLTHLVTETRKEAACIRYDLHTSENVFILWEEWKDQPGLELHNNQSYLQEFIKKTENLVSSPIQVYKTAQIL; from the coding sequence ATGATTTCGATTACAGCAATTTTAAAAAGTAAACCAGAGCATTTAATTGAAGTTCAAAACCTGCTGACGCATCTAGTAACCGAAACTAGAAAAGAGGCTGCCTGTATTCGTTACGATTTACACACTTCCGAAAATGTTTTTATTCTTTGGGAAGAATGGAAAGATCAACCGGGATTGGAGCTGCACAACAATCAGTCCTATTTGCAAGAGTTCATCAAAAAAACCGAAAACTTGGTTTCAAGCCCAATTCAGGTTTACAAAACTGCGCAGATTTTATAA
- a CDS encoding DUF3291 domain-containing protein: MSKYHLAEINIAKMKGVDINDPIMKEFVDNLDAINTLAEESEGFVWRLKDETDNATNLNPYNDEQIIINVSVWESIETLEHYMYKTFHSDFLRRRKEWFQKFGKAHTAMWWIPKGHIPSLEEAVGKLDYLQQNGASELVFDFRTKFPAPRAKNTSEIE; the protein is encoded by the coding sequence ATGAGCAAATATCATCTTGCCGAAATTAATATTGCCAAAATGAAAGGTGTCGATATTAACGACCCAATTATGAAAGAATTTGTAGATAATTTGGATGCTATAAATACTTTAGCTGAAGAAAGCGAAGGTTTTGTCTGGCGTTTAAAAGACGAAACCGACAATGCTACAAATCTTAATCCGTACAATGATGAACAAATTATTATCAATGTTTCTGTTTGGGAAAGCATCGAAACTTTAGAACATTATATGTACAAAACTTTTCACAGTGACTTTTTAAGACGCCGAAAAGAATGGTTTCAAAAATTCGGAAAAGCGCATACTGCTATGTGGTGGATTCCAAAAGGGCATATTCCAAGTCTCGAAGAAGCTGTTGGAAAATTAGATTATCTGCAGCAAAATGGAGCTTCAGAATTGGTTTTTGATTTTAGAACTAAGTTTCCAGCACCGAGAGCAAAAAACACTTCAGAAATAGAATAG
- a CDS encoding aldo/keto reductase encodes MEYRKLGNSELELSAITYGAFAIGGTMWGGTEKKDSIESVQASIDHGVTTIDTAPFYGFGLSEEMIGEAIKSYDRSKIQLLTKFGLVWDGSNNGKGDYFFDADDNGKKVPIYKFSSKENVIKEVEESLKRLQTDYIDLMQIHWPDSTTPISETMEAVETLIQQGKIRAFGVSNYNVAQIQEAQKTIQVASNQVAYSMLNRGIETDLVPFTVAENIGIIAYSPMERGLLTGKYFTDSKLKENDHRNGYFGKFDLQQVKTLIEELSALAHSKHISISQLVLRWTTLQKGISIVLAGARNAEQAISNAKTMDFDLSASELEFINQAIAKIK; translated from the coding sequence ATGGAATATAGAAAACTAGGCAACTCAGAACTTGAATTATCAGCAATTACATACGGTGCATTTGCCATTGGCGGGACGATGTGGGGCGGAACAGAAAAGAAAGATTCAATAGAATCTGTTCAAGCTTCAATCGACCACGGCGTTACTACAATTGACACCGCTCCTTTTTACGGATTTGGTTTAAGTGAAGAAATGATCGGCGAGGCGATAAAATCTTACGACCGTTCTAAAATTCAATTGCTTACTAAATTCGGTCTGGTTTGGGACGGAAGCAATAATGGAAAAGGCGATTACTTTTTTGATGCAGATGATAATGGCAAAAAAGTTCCGATTTACAAATTTTCATCAAAAGAAAACGTAATTAAGGAAGTTGAAGAAAGCCTAAAACGTCTTCAAACCGATTATATCGATTTAATGCAGATTCACTGGCCAGACTCAACAACGCCAATTTCTGAAACAATGGAAGCTGTTGAAACCCTTATCCAACAGGGAAAAATTAGAGCTTTTGGGGTGAGCAATTACAATGTAGCGCAAATTCAAGAAGCTCAAAAAACAATTCAAGTGGCTTCAAACCAAGTGGCGTACAGTATGCTAAACCGCGGAATTGAAACAGATTTAGTTCCATTTACAGTAGCAGAAAACATCGGAATCATTGCTTACAGTCCAATGGAAAGAGGTTTATTGACTGGAAAATATTTCACTGACAGCAAATTAAAAGAAAACGACCATAGAAACGGTTATTTTGGAAAATTCGATTTGCAGCAGGTAAAAACTTTAATCGAAGAATTAAGTGCTTTAGCGCATTCAAAACATATTTCTATTTCTCAATTGGTTTTGCGCTGGACGACTTTACAAAAAGGAATTTCAATTGTTCTTGCAGGAGCGAGAAATGCAGAACAAGCCATTTCAAACGCCAAAACAATGGATTTTGACTTATCAGCTTCTGAATTGGAATTTATCAATCAGGCAATTGCTAAAATAAAATAA